From the genome of Methylocystis bryophila, one region includes:
- a CDS encoding GFA family protein, which yields MAEGFPVSGQCLCGAVRVTAKAAPFRMAQCHCRDCQRVSGTGHTTNALFHEADVEVIGETRGFAVTADSGSTLTRYFCPVCGSRMFGHNSKRPGAVVLSAGIFDESDWFQPQMALYSARRPAWDPERADIPNFETMPPSPK from the coding sequence ATGGCTGAGGGCTTCCCGGTCAGCGGACAATGTCTTTGCGGCGCGGTGCGGGTGACGGCGAAAGCCGCCCCGTTTCGGATGGCGCAATGTCACTGCCGCGACTGTCAGCGCGTTTCCGGAACGGGCCACACGACCAATGCGCTCTTTCACGAGGCCGACGTTGAGGTCATCGGCGAGACGAGGGGCTTTGCGGTGACGGCGGACAGCGGCTCGACGTTGACGCGTTATTTCTGTCCCGTCTGCGGCAGCCGCATGTTCGGCCACAATTCCAAGCGGCCCGGCGCGGTCGTCCTCTCCGCCGGGATTTTCGACGAGTCGGATTGGTTCCAGCCGCAGATGGCGCTTTACAGCGCGCGCCGCCCGGCGTGGGATCCGGAGCGCGCCGACATCCCGAACTTCGAGACGATGCCGCCGTCGCCAAAGTGA
- a CDS encoding NAD(P)/FAD-dependent oxidoreductase, translated as MSEVIETDVVIVGAGPAGLFTVFELGLLDIKAHLVDILPRAGGQCSELYPEKPIYDIPGIPHITGQGLTDDLLKQIAPFHPTFHFGEMVETLRSVGTAEEPSFLVGTDFGKEFKAKAVVIAAGGGSFQPKKPPIPGIEAYEHKSVFYAVRRVEDFRDKDVVIVGGGDSALDWTLNLQPVAKSLTLVHRRAEFRAAPHSVKAMQELVAGGKIALKLGQITHIDGENGELSTATLKGNDGAQEALACNRLIPFFGLTMKLGPVANWGLNLHENLIPVDTEKFETDHPGIFAVGDINTYPGKLKLILCGFHEGSLAAQRIHHYVYPHKKLLFQYTTSSTNLQKKLGVE; from the coding sequence ATGAGCGAAGTGATCGAGACCGACGTGGTCATCGTCGGCGCGGGCCCGGCTGGCCTGTTCACGGTCTTCGAGCTGGGCCTCTTGGACATCAAGGCGCATCTTGTGGACATTCTGCCGCGCGCCGGCGGCCAATGCTCGGAACTCTATCCGGAAAAGCCGATCTACGACATTCCCGGCATTCCCCACATCACCGGCCAGGGTCTGACCGACGATCTCCTTAAGCAGATCGCCCCTTTCCATCCGACATTCCATTTCGGTGAGATGGTCGAAACCCTCCGATCGGTCGGAACGGCGGAAGAGCCCTCCTTCCTCGTCGGCACGGACTTCGGCAAAGAGTTCAAGGCCAAGGCGGTCGTGATCGCCGCCGGCGGCGGCTCCTTCCAGCCTAAGAAGCCGCCGATCCCCGGCATCGAGGCCTATGAGCACAAATCCGTGTTCTATGCGGTTCGCCGGGTCGAGGACTTTCGCGACAAAGACGTGGTGATTGTCGGCGGCGGCGACTCGGCGCTCGACTGGACGCTCAATTTGCAGCCGGTGGCCAAGAGCCTGACGCTTGTGCACCGCCGCGCGGAGTTCCGCGCCGCTCCCCATTCCGTGAAGGCGATGCAGGAGCTCGTAGCTGGCGGCAAGATCGCGCTGAAGCTCGGCCAGATTACCCATATCGACGGCGAAAACGGCGAGCTTTCGACCGCGACGCTGAAAGGCAATGACGGCGCGCAGGAGGCGCTCGCCTGCAACCGCCTCATCCCATTCTTCGGGCTGACCATGAAGCTCGGCCCCGTCGCCAACTGGGGTCTGAACCTGCATGAGAATCTCATTCCGGTCGACACCGAGAAATTCGAGACGGATCATCCCGGCATCTTCGCGGTGGGCGACATCAACACCTATCCCGGCAAGCTGAAACTGATTTTATGCGGCTTCCACGAGGGTTCGCTCGCAGCGCAGCGCATCCATCATTACGTCTATCCGCATAAGAAGCTGCTTTTCCAATACACGACGTCGTCGACCAATCTGCAAAAGAAGCTGGGCGTGGAGTGA
- a CDS encoding 2Fe-2S iron-sulfur cluster-binding protein, with protein MVKTALDDQLLRYGAEPGGGAPSKVKITFVDSKGQARTVEGEVGSTVMETARRNDIPEIAAECGGACACATCHVYVDAAWLEKTGARSQMEEDMLDFAFAVEQNSRLCCQIVVKPELEGLILRTPAQQG; from the coding sequence ATGGTCAAGACGGCACTCGACGATCAACTCCTTCGTTACGGCGCCGAGCCCGGCGGCGGCGCGCCCTCGAAGGTCAAGATTACCTTCGTCGATTCCAAGGGACAAGCGCGAACGGTGGAAGGCGAGGTCGGCTCGACTGTGATGGAGACCGCTCGCCGCAACGACATCCCCGAGATCGCCGCGGAATGCGGCGGCGCCTGCGCCTGCGCGACCTGCCATGTCTATGTCGACGCCGCATGGCTCGAGAAGACCGGCGCGCGCTCGCAGATGGAAGAGGACATGCTGGATTTCGCCTTCGCCGTCGAGCAGAACTCACGCCTTTGCTGTCAGATCGTCGTGAAGCCGGAGCTCGAGGGCCTCATCCTGCGCACGCCCGCGCAGCAAGGCTAG
- a CDS encoding ABC-type transport auxiliary lipoprotein family protein yields MYPIRSKRKGGLLGVATAICAALTLLACSSPRETFDFSPDSFTRGRVHGEAIAIQEPSAPAIIDTNRFLIRGEGGELAYLADAQWSDTVPRLVQGRLIDRLMALGVNAVRQGDNAAYRLSMELRRFEIDSGSETALVEIVARLTKKDGGQVSEKVILGEAPAPHTLGPEAARAYEAALDAAADRLAAWLRRGR; encoded by the coding sequence ATGTATCCGATTCGGTCGAAACGGAAGGGAGGCCTGCTCGGCGTCGCGACGGCGATCTGCGCCGCGCTGACGCTCTTGGCCTGCTCCAGTCCACGCGAAACCTTCGACTTCTCGCCGGACAGTTTTACGCGCGGGCGGGTCCATGGCGAGGCGATCGCGATCCAGGAGCCCAGCGCGCCGGCCATCATCGACACGAACCGCTTCCTCATCCGCGGCGAGGGCGGCGAGCTCGCCTACCTTGCCGACGCGCAATGGTCGGACACTGTGCCGAGACTTGTGCAGGGGCGGTTGATCGACCGCCTCATGGCGCTCGGCGTCAACGCCGTTCGCCAGGGCGACAACGCGGCTTACCGCTTGTCGATGGAGCTGCGCCGCTTCGAGATCGACTCGGGCAGTGAAACGGCGCTCGTCGAGATCGTCGCTCGCCTCACGAAAAAAGACGGCGGGCAAGTGAGCGAGAAAGTCATTCTCGGCGAGGCGCCTGCGCCGCATACGCTCGGACCGGAGGCCGCGCGCGCCTATGAAGCCGCGTTGGACGCGGCGGCGGACCGGCTCGCCGCCTGGCTCCGCCGAGGAAGGTGA
- a CDS encoding class II 3-deoxy-7-phosphoheptulonate synthase, with amino-acid sequence MLERWSPSGWRQKPIEQTPIFPDAAALAAVERQIASFPPLVFAGEARNLTRSLAEVAAGKAFLLQGGDCAEAFSEHSADNIRDFFRVFLQMAVVLTYAAASPVVKVGRIAGQFAKPRSSPVEKQGGAELPSYRGDIINDIEFTESARIPDPERQLLAYRQSAATLNLLRAFSMGGFANLENAHRWMLGFVRNSPQSERYQKLADHIGESLSFMRAIGLDPQHHPEMRQAEFYTSHEALLLGYEEALTRVDSTTGDHYATSGHMLWCGDRTRQAGGAHIDYLRGVKNPLGLKCGPSLSPDGLLQLIDLLNPENAPGRLTLICRFGADKVEEKLPPLIRAVAREGREVVWSCDPMHGNTISAGGYKTRPFDRIMAEIRGFFAVHQAEGTYAGGIHLEMTGKNVTECTGGARAISESDLRDRYHTYCDPRLNAEQAIEVAFLVAELLKTERLARNAKDQAAAE; translated from the coding sequence ATCTTGGAACGTTGGAGCCCCAGCGGCTGGAGACAGAAGCCCATCGAGCAAACGCCGATTTTCCCGGACGCTGCCGCGCTGGCCGCGGTGGAGCGGCAGATCGCGAGCTTCCCGCCTCTGGTCTTTGCGGGCGAAGCGCGCAATTTGACCCGCTCGCTGGCGGAGGTCGCGGCTGGAAAGGCTTTCCTGTTGCAAGGCGGCGACTGCGCCGAGGCCTTTTCCGAGCACTCCGCCGACAACATCCGCGATTTCTTCCGCGTGTTCCTGCAGATGGCGGTGGTGCTGACCTATGCCGCCGCCTCGCCGGTCGTGAAGGTCGGGCGCATCGCCGGACAATTCGCCAAGCCCCGCTCCTCGCCGGTCGAAAAGCAGGGCGGCGCCGAATTGCCGAGCTATCGCGGCGACATCATCAACGACATCGAGTTCACGGAATCCGCGCGCATTCCCGATCCCGAGCGGCAACTCCTCGCCTATCGCCAGTCGGCTGCGACGCTCAATCTGCTGCGCGCCTTCTCCATGGGCGGCTTCGCCAATCTCGAGAACGCCCATCGCTGGATGCTCGGCTTCGTGCGGAACAGCCCGCAGTCCGAGCGCTATCAGAAGCTCGCCGACCATATCGGCGAATCGCTCAGCTTCATGCGTGCGATCGGACTCGACCCCCAGCATCATCCGGAGATGCGCCAGGCCGAGTTCTACACCTCCCACGAGGCGTTGCTGCTCGGCTATGAGGAGGCGCTGACGCGGGTCGACTCGACGACCGGCGACCATTACGCGACGTCGGGCCACATGCTTTGGTGCGGCGACCGCACGCGCCAAGCGGGCGGCGCGCATATCGACTATCTGCGCGGCGTGAAGAACCCGCTCGGCCTCAAATGCGGGCCAAGTCTCAGCCCCGATGGCCTCCTCCAGCTCATCGATCTGCTCAACCCGGAGAATGCGCCGGGACGCCTCACGCTCATCTGCCGCTTCGGCGCCGATAAGGTCGAAGAGAAGCTTCCCCCGTTGATCCGCGCCGTAGCCCGCGAGGGCAGAGAAGTCGTCTGGTCCTGCGATCCGATGCACGGCAACACGATCAGCGCCGGCGGCTACAAGACCCGGCCGTTCGACCGCATCATGGCCGAGATCCGGGGCTTTTTCGCCGTGCATCAGGCGGAAGGCACATACGCCGGCGGCATCCATCTCGAGATGACGGGCAAGAATGTGACGGAATGCACAGGCGGCGCGCGCGCGATTTCGGAATCCGATCTCCGCGACCGCTATCACACCTATTGTGATCCGCGCCTGAACGCTGAACAGGCGATTGAGGTGGCTTTCCTAGTGGCCGAACTCTTGAAGACGGAGAGGCTCGCTCGCAACGCCAAGGATCAGGCCGCAGCGGAGTGA
- the infC gene encoding translation initiation factor IF-3 has product MKSVAVPQKEGPKVNKEIRAREVRLIDSEGKNHGVVPFLQALELADAAALDLVEIDPNSEPPVCKILNYGRFRFTEQKRAAEARKKQKIVEVKEIKLRPGIDDHDYETKMKAARRFFEEGDKVKVTLRFRGREIAHQDIGYRLMTRVKAETATIAKVELEPSMEGRQMIMVLSPR; this is encoded by the coding sequence ATGAAGAGCGTTGCGGTCCCTCAAAAGGAAGGCCCCAAAGTTAACAAAGAGATTCGCGCCAGAGAAGTGCGCCTCATCGATTCCGAAGGCAAGAACCACGGCGTCGTGCCTTTCCTGCAGGCGCTGGAGCTTGCCGACGCCGCAGCGCTGGACTTGGTCGAGATCGACCCCAATTCCGAGCCGCCCGTTTGCAAGATCCTCAATTACGGACGCTTCCGCTTTACCGAGCAAAAGCGCGCCGCCGAGGCGCGCAAGAAGCAAAAGATCGTCGAGGTCAAGGAGATCAAGCTGCGCCCCGGCATCGACGATCACGACTATGAGACAAAGATGAAGGCGGCGCGCCGCTTCTTCGAGGAAGGCGACAAGGTCAAGGTCACTCTGCGCTTTCGGGGCCGCGAGATCGCTCACCAGGACATCGGCTATCGTCTAATGACGCGCGTCAAGGCCGAGACCGCGACGATCGCCAAGGTCGAGCTCGAGCCTTCCATGGAAGGCCGTCAGATGATCATGGTCCTCTCGCCGCGCTGA
- a CDS encoding ABC transporter permease, which yields MTSPPAPHPSPLPARGERESGFSLAQYAVCLGGVVWREGLRFLHQRERFISALVRPLVWLFIFAAGFRSVLGVSIIPPYDTYVLYEVYITPGLMAMIQLFNGMQSSLSMVYDREMGNMRTLLVSPFPRAFLLGAKLFAGVAVSILQVAAYLLIAYFWEIEPPSKWGYLTVLPALALSGLMLGALGMLLSSAIKQLENFAGVMNFVIFPMFFASSALYPLWRVKESGLLLYYVCAVNPFTHAVELIRFAFHQQIAWDSLAVVAGYTALFLIAAIRAYDPAKGMLQRKGG from the coding sequence TTGACGTCCCCCCCGGCCCCTCACCCCAGCCCTCTCCCCGCTCGCGGGGAGAGGGAGAGCGGGTTCTCGCTCGCTCAATACGCCGTCTGCCTCGGCGGCGTGGTGTGGCGCGAAGGTCTGCGCTTTCTGCACCAGCGTGAGCGCTTCATCTCGGCGCTGGTGCGGCCGCTCGTCTGGCTCTTCATCTTCGCCGCGGGCTTTCGCTCCGTGCTCGGCGTCTCGATCATCCCGCCCTACGACACCTATGTGCTCTATGAGGTCTACATCACGCCCGGACTGATGGCGATGATTCAACTCTTCAACGGCATGCAGTCGTCGCTCTCGATGGTCTATGACCGCGAGATGGGGAACATGCGCACGCTCCTCGTTTCGCCCTTCCCGCGCGCCTTTTTGCTCGGCGCGAAGCTCTTCGCCGGCGTCGCCGTGTCGATCCTGCAGGTCGCGGCCTATCTGCTGATCGCTTATTTCTGGGAGATCGAGCCGCCGTCGAAATGGGGCTATCTCACCGTGCTGCCAGCGCTGGCGCTCTCCGGGCTCATGCTCGGCGCGCTCGGCATGCTGCTCTCTTCCGCGATCAAGCAGCTCGAGAATTTCGCCGGCGTGATGAATTTCGTGATCTTCCCGATGTTCTTCGCCTCCTCCGCACTTTATCCGCTCTGGCGCGTCAAGGAATCGGGGCTGCTTCTCTATTACGTCTGCGCGGTCAACCCCTTCACCCATGCGGTGGAGTTGATCCGCTTCGCCTTCCACCAGCAGATCGCCTGGGACTCGCTTGCGGTGGTCGCAGGCTATACGGCGCTCTTTCTCATCGCGGCGATCCGCGCCTATGATCCCGCAAAGGGCATGCTTCAGCGCAAGGGCGGATGA
- a CDS encoding ABC transporter ATP-binding protein → MSETPALNVKSLSHAYGARKALDDVSLRVERGAFAVLLGLNGAGKSTLFSLATGLYGARAGAVEIMGYDVAKTPGEALRRLGVVFQARTLDLELSLTQNLLYHAALHGIGPGEGKRLAGAALERAGLSERAREKARDLSGGQMRRVEIARALLHRPSLLLLDEPTVGLDIKARADILKHVRGLVAQENLAVLWTTHLIDEIAPSDQVIMLHEGRVLTDGSAAEIVAAQETDSIGGAFEKLTMGVVPSPRERGEG, encoded by the coding sequence GTGAGCGAGACGCCAGCCCTTAACGTCAAAAGCCTCTCGCACGCCTATGGCGCGCGCAAAGCGCTCGACGATGTCTCTCTGCGCGTTGAGCGCGGCGCCTTCGCCGTGCTGCTAGGCCTGAACGGCGCCGGGAAAAGCACGCTGTTCTCGCTCGCGACCGGGCTCTATGGGGCGAGAGCCGGCGCCGTCGAGATCATGGGCTATGACGTTGCGAAAACGCCGGGCGAGGCGCTGCGCCGGCTCGGCGTCGTGTTCCAGGCGCGCACCCTCGATCTCGAATTGAGCCTCACGCAGAACCTGCTCTATCACGCCGCGCTGCATGGGATTGGTCCGGGCGAAGGCAAGCGTCTCGCCGGGGCGGCGCTTGAGCGCGCAGGGCTTAGCGAACGCGCGCGCGAGAAGGCGCGCGATCTTTCGGGTGGGCAGATGCGCCGCGTCGAGATCGCCCGCGCGCTGCTGCACAGACCGAGCCTCCTGCTCCTGGACGAGCCCACCGTCGGTCTCGACATCAAGGCGCGCGCCGACATTCTCAAGCATGTGCGCGGCCTGGTGGCGCAAGAAAATCTTGCCGTGCTCTGGACGACGCATCTCATCGACGAGATCGCGCCCAGCGATCAGGTGATCATGCTGCACGAGGGCCGCGTGCTCACGGATGGTTCCGCCGCCGAGATCGTCGCAGCGCAGGAAACGGACAGCATCGGCGGGGCGTTCGAGAAGCTGACGATGGGCGTGGTTCCCTCTCCCCGCGAGCGGGGAGAGGGTTAG
- a CDS encoding YVTN family beta-propeller repeat protein: MMKDAPSPALPRFTGEGVGPALHEESRFRRPSPPPRSGGGLGRGLVPLAAFFAFCAISPAQAFIAYVSNEKGNSVTIIDTEKLEAVRTIKVGRRPRGLELTKDGSELFICAGDDDAIQVLNTKTQQITGRLPSGPDPELMVLSPDGKTIYVSNENDNLVTMIDVATKRQIGDVPVGVEPEGMAVSPDGKTLVNTSETTNMAHLIDTRSKEIVANILVDARPRFAEFKPDGSELWVSSEVGGTVAVIDPEKHVLKQKISFEIPGLSKEAIQPIGISITKDGKRAFVALGPANRVAVIDAETKKIEKYLLVGQRVWHLAFTPDEKYLLTANGVSNDVSVIDTASLKVVKSIPVGAFPWGVVVAPQ; the protein is encoded by the coding sequence ATGATGAAGGATGCCCCCTCCCCAGCCCTCCCCCGTTTCACGGGAGAGGGAGTAGGCCCCGCGCTTCATGAAGAGTCCCGCTTCCGCCGGCCGTCCCCTCCCCCGAGAAGCGGGGGAGGGCTGGGGAGGGGGCTTGTCCCGCTCGCAGCGTTCTTCGCCTTTTGCGCAATCTCTCCCGCTCAGGCCTTTATCGCCTATGTCAGCAACGAGAAGGGCAATAGCGTCACGATCATCGACACGGAAAAACTCGAGGCCGTGAGGACGATCAAGGTGGGCCGCCGTCCTCGCGGCTTGGAGCTCACCAAGGACGGCTCAGAACTCTTCATCTGCGCCGGCGACGACGACGCGATCCAGGTGCTCAACACGAAAACGCAGCAGATCACCGGCCGTCTCCCTTCCGGCCCGGATCCGGAGTTGATGGTGCTCTCGCCGGACGGCAAGACGATCTATGTCTCCAACGAAAACGACAATCTCGTCACGATGATCGACGTGGCGACGAAGCGTCAGATCGGCGATGTGCCGGTCGGCGTCGAGCCCGAAGGCATGGCGGTGAGCCCCGATGGAAAGACGCTCGTCAACACGTCGGAAACGACGAATATGGCGCATTTAATCGACACGCGCTCCAAGGAGATCGTCGCCAATATTCTCGTCGACGCGCGCCCGCGCTTTGCCGAGTTCAAGCCGGACGGCTCCGAGCTGTGGGTCTCCTCCGAGGTCGGCGGCACGGTCGCGGTGATCGACCCCGAAAAGCACGTGCTGAAGCAGAAGATTTCCTTCGAAATTCCAGGCCTATCGAAGGAGGCGATTCAGCCCATAGGCATTTCCATCACCAAGGACGGCAAGCGCGCCTTCGTCGCGCTCGGCCCCGCCAATCGCGTCGCGGTCATCGACGCCGAGACGAAAAAAATCGAAAAATATTTATTGGTGGGCCAGCGCGTCTGGCATCTCGCCTTCACGCCCGACGAAAAATATCTCCTGACCGCAAATGGCGTCTCCAATGACGTCTCTGTCATCGACACGGCGAGCTTGAAGGTCGTGAAGTCAATACCGGTGGGGGCCTTCCCCTGGGGCGTCGTGGTGGCGCCGCAGTGA
- a CDS encoding ABC transporter substrate-binding protein → MRRLVALCLAFFLAAPAQAEPLTIKVGVLREPHSRETLSILDLPAADDTLAGALMGAADDNTTGKFTGQRFETIDAKIDDREDAGAAVERLAGEGARLIIADLSAPRLLAAAERAKVLGALLFNVSAPDESLREQDCRADVIHVAPSRAMLADGLTQYLVWKKWSRWLLIKGSHPEDERLAAAYRASAKKFGAKIVEERLFEDTGGGRRSDSGSVQTQRQMPVLTQGAPSYDVLIAADESDVFAGYLPYRTFDPRPVAGSAGLVPTSWDGAHEQWGAQQLQNRFTQSFHRTMNARDNNAWLAMRMIGEAATRTASSETEKLHAYLVSPDFSIAAFKGVRLTLRPWNQQLRQPILLSDGRIVVSVSPQEGFLHQTSELDTLGLDKPETKCRLQ, encoded by the coding sequence ATGCGCCGGCTCGTAGCCCTTTGTCTTGCCTTCTTCCTCGCCGCGCCCGCGCAGGCCGAGCCGCTGACGATCAAGGTCGGCGTGCTGCGCGAGCCGCATTCGCGCGAGACCTTGTCGATCCTGGATCTTCCCGCGGCCGACGACACGCTCGCGGGCGCTCTCATGGGCGCGGCCGACGACAATACGACCGGTAAATTCACCGGCCAGCGCTTCGAGACGATCGATGCGAAGATCGATGACCGCGAGGACGCCGGGGCGGCGGTCGAGCGACTCGCGGGAGAGGGCGCGCGGCTCATTATCGCTGATCTTTCCGCGCCGCGCCTCCTCGCCGCCGCGGAGCGCGCCAAGGTTCTGGGCGCGCTTCTCTTCAACGTCTCGGCGCCCGACGAATCGCTGCGCGAGCAGGATTGCCGCGCCGACGTCATTCACGTCGCCCCTTCGCGCGCGATGCTTGCCGACGGGCTCACGCAATATCTCGTCTGGAAGAAATGGTCGCGCTGGCTCCTGATCAAGGGATCGCATCCCGAGGACGAACGCCTCGCCGCGGCTTACCGCGCCAGCGCCAAGAAATTCGGCGCCAAGATCGTCGAGGAGCGCCTCTTCGAAGACACGGGCGGCGGGCGGCGCAGCGATTCGGGCTCGGTGCAGACGCAGCGCCAGATGCCGGTGCTAACGCAGGGCGCGCCAAGCTATGACGTGCTCATCGCCGCCGATGAATCGGACGTCTTCGCTGGTTATCTGCCCTATCGCACCTTCGATCCACGCCCGGTTGCTGGATCGGCTGGGCTCGTGCCGACAAGCTGGGACGGCGCGCATGAGCAGTGGGGCGCGCAGCAATTGCAGAATCGCTTCACGCAAAGCTTTCACCGGACGATGAACGCGCGCGACAACAACGCCTGGCTCGCCATGCGGATGATCGGCGAGGCGGCGACGCGGACGGCGTCCAGCGAGACTGAGAAGCTTCACGCTTATCTCGTCTCGCCCGACTTTTCGATCGCGGCCTTCAAGGGCGTGCGACTGACGTTGCGCCCCTGGAACCAGCAATTGCGTCAGCCGATCCTGCTTTCGGACGGGCGCATCGTCGTCTCCGTCTCCCCGCAGGAAGGCTTTCTGCACCAGACGAGCGAGCTCGACACGCTGGGCCTCGACAAGCCCGAAACGAAATGCAGGCTGCAATGA
- a CDS encoding EF-hand domain-containing protein: MAQGRRLAIGLVAGGLLLGGTLVASLPAQAQQAEIKALDADNDGTLDLDEVTKGAQAGFDRMNKDRDDTLDRDELGSRVAAQEFSDADPDKDKTLSKEEYVALATKLFKQADIDGDGTLDAKELNSEAGRELSPLIH; this comes from the coding sequence ATGGCGCAGGGAAGAAGGCTCGCGATCGGTCTGGTCGCCGGAGGGTTGCTGCTCGGCGGGACGCTCGTCGCCTCGCTGCCGGCGCAAGCGCAACAGGCTGAGATCAAGGCGCTGGACGCCGACAACGATGGGACGCTGGACCTCGACGAGGTGACCAAGGGGGCGCAGGCCGGTTTCGACCGCATGAACAAGGATCGGGATGACACGCTCGATCGTGATGAGCTCGGCTCGCGCGTGGCTGCCCAAGAGTTTTCTGACGCGGACCCCGACAAGGACAAGACCCTGTCGAAGGAGGAATACGTCGCGCTCGCAACGAAACTCTTTAAGCAGGCGGACATCGATGGCGACGGCACGCTCGACGCGAAAGAGCTGAACTCCGAGGCCGGACGTGAGCTTTCGCCCCTGATCCACTGA
- a CDS encoding glycosyltransferase, giving the protein MSPVSPKTLPLQGRAVALVHPSWHSCGTYRVVLGQVAAYRALGARVCPVAVSSDPGFSPGRDWIWRGFRSATPELDDGERYDAGAPFRAVLDPLFLKNVLWPYIHGDQAVIRTGMAERAALAPELREIRFDLVHCNHFFLMPVAERLARGAKVLLDSHDLQARQFALMNERMPWLRPHVSYDTMLAEELAQMRRADLLIHLNAEEDKDFRSLLPQKAHALLYPAVPAAPTGPGGEDIVIVSSNNSANVESTIWFLREVAPQLADLPIKIAGSVDAGVKACEPELFARYKSWFLGRVDDPGAIYAAAKLVLLPTIGGHGLSIKTVEALASGLPLVATAHALRGMSEEALRLEGVSIAEAPQAFAAAARRAAGQRALTPQERRESPARAFYDAHFSAQAYEESLLALIEPLLPA; this is encoded by the coding sequence TTGTCCCCGGTTTCACCCAAGACTCTTCCGCTCCAAGGACGCGCGGTCGCGCTCGTGCATCCCTCTTGGCACAGTTGCGGGACCTATCGCGTCGTGCTCGGCCAGGTCGCGGCTTATCGGGCGCTTGGCGCGCGCGTGTGTCCGGTCGCGGTGTCAAGCGATCCTGGCTTCAGCCCAGGGCGCGACTGGATCTGGCGCGGCTTCCGAAGCGCGACGCCGGAGCTTGACGACGGCGAGCGATATGATGCCGGCGCGCCCTTTCGCGCCGTGCTCGACCCGCTTTTTCTCAAAAACGTGCTTTGGCCTTACATTCACGGGGATCAAGCGGTGATCCGCACCGGCATGGCGGAGCGCGCGGCGCTCGCTCCGGAGTTGCGGGAGATCCGATTCGATCTCGTTCACTGCAATCATTTCTTCCTGATGCCTGTCGCCGAGCGTCTGGCGCGGGGCGCCAAAGTCCTGCTCGACAGCCATGATCTGCAGGCGCGCCAATTTGCCCTGATGAACGAGCGCATGCCTTGGCTCAGACCCCATGTGAGCTATGACACGATGCTCGCCGAGGAGCTTGCGCAAATGCGCCGGGCGGATCTCCTTATCCATCTCAACGCAGAGGAGGATAAGGACTTTCGGTCGCTGCTGCCGCAGAAGGCGCATGCGCTGCTCTATCCCGCCGTGCCAGCGGCGCCGACGGGACCCGGCGGCGAGGATATCGTGATCGTTTCGAGCAATAATTCGGCCAATGTCGAGAGCACGATCTGGTTTCTGCGCGAGGTCGCGCCGCAATTGGCGGATCTGCCGATCAAGATCGCCGGCAGCGTGGACGCCGGCGTTAAGGCATGCGAGCCCGAGCTTTTCGCCCGCTATAAGTCCTGGTTCCTCGGCCGCGTCGACGATCCTGGCGCGATCTATGCGGCTGCGAAGCTCGTGTTGCTGCCGACAATCGGCGGTCATGGCCTCTCGATCAAAACGGTGGAGGCCCTGGCGAGCGGCCTGCCGCTCGTCGCCACCGCGCACGCGTTGCGCGGCATGAGTGAGGAAGCGCTTCGACTGGAGGGCGTTTCGATCGCGGAGGCGCCACAGGCGTTCGCCGCGGCGGCGAGGCGCGCCGCCGGACAGCGGGCGCTCACGCCGCAGGAGCGTCGGGAAAGTCCGGCGCGCGCTTTTTACGACGCGCATTTTTCCGCCCAAGCTTACGAAGAGAGTCTCCTCGCGCTGATTGAACCGCTGCTGCCGGCTTAA
- a CDS encoding CHRD domain-containing protein, translating to MRSSRSFLFAAALLLASSSAQAAILEFSTTLNGSSQVPPNASAATGSAFVFLNTSAQTLAVDISFTGLSAPASGAHIHCCAPAGSNAGVAIPFTAFPATTSGVYTNTFDLTAAATYETAFLTTNGGAPSSAEAALVTGLEDGLAYVNIHDVNFPGGEIRGQLAAIAPGPAPGAGLAGLIFAGALLGWRLSKREVEATG from the coding sequence ATGCGCTCATCCCGCTCTTTTCTCTTTGCGGCGGCGCTGCTGCTGGCGTCGTCTTCCGCGCAGGCGGCGATCCTGGAATTTTCGACAACGCTCAACGGATCGAGCCAAGTCCCGCCAAACGCCTCGGCGGCGACTGGAAGCGCATTCGTCTTTTTGAATACGAGCGCGCAAACCCTCGCTGTGGATATAAGCTTCACCGGTCTCAGCGCCCCCGCCTCCGGCGCCCACATCCATTGTTGCGCGCCCGCGGGGTCAAACGCCGGCGTTGCGATCCCGTTTACCGCCTTCCCGGCCACGACCTCCGGCGTTTACACCAACACATTCGACCTTACCGCGGCCGCCACCTATGAGACGGCCTTCCTGACCACCAACGGCGGCGCCCCGAGTTCGGCGGAAGCCGCTCTCGTCACCGGTCTCGAAGACGGTCTCGCTTACGTGAATATTCATGACGTGAATTTTCCTGGCGGTGAAATTCGGGGCCAACTCGCTGCCATCGCCCCCGGCCCGGCGCCCGGCGCCGGTCTGGCGGGTCTGATCTTTGCGGGCGCCCTGCTCGGCTGGCGGCTGAGTAAACGCGAAGTCGAAGCGACCGGCTGA